From the genome of Fusarium keratoplasticum isolate Fu6.1 chromosome 11, whole genome shotgun sequence, one region includes:
- a CDS encoding MFS domain-containing protein: protein MAVITEEGEVPANTQSRHSSLEDVEQPSPDFPPSEPTQTQRSKLENTVITTSLLAALFLAALDVTIVATAIPTISEDLHSSTGYVWIGASYVLANAACAPTWGTLSDIWGRKSILLATLIIFWVGSLLCGVAVNMTMLIVGRAVQGIGGGGVNTLVNICIGDLFSVRERGFYYGLVGAVWGVSSALGPVIGGVFAYRASWRWCFYINLPISGVGIVVLYFALKLHNPRTPMVDGLKALDWLGSLTVIGGTVLLLLGLELGGVIFPWNSSTTICLIIFGILMACLFVLVEAKHAKYPIVPLRLFSDRSNIGAFATCFCHALIALSASYWLPLYFQGVIAASSLMSGVYILPYLLATCIMSAASGFIIRLTGNYFYVISAGMATATVGFGLFVDLPPNKEFTKIILYQLVAGIGVGPNYQSPLIALQNNVEPHDIGSATSTYGFIRQLASAISIVIGGVVFNNKMQAQQDKLRKALGPKLAKMLSGSSASSNVFTVAELQGEKGRVARGAFLTALRTMYIMFAVFAGLGLVASLFIKQRQMSRDHQEHKTGLQSLEKSRNGEK from the coding sequence ATGGCAGTCATCACAGAAGAAGGTGAGGTTCCGGCCAACACTCAATCAAGACATTCAAGCCTCGAGGATGTGGAACAACCAAGTCCCGACTTTCCTCCTTCCGAGCCGACTCAAACTCAACGAAGCAAGCTCGAAAACACAGTTATTACGACCTCACTCCTAGCCGCCCTATTTCTCGCTGCTCTCGACGTCACCATTGTGGCCACCGCCATACCAACCATCTCAGAAGACTTGCACTCCAGCACCGGCTATGTCTGGATTGGCGCATCCTATGTCTTAGCCAATGCCGCTTGTGCTCCTACATGGGGAACACTGTCAGATATCTGGGGCCGCAAGTCAATTCTCTTGGCTACGCTTATAATCTTTTGGGTCGGATCCTTGTTGTGCGGCGTTGCTGTCAACATGACCATGCTCATCGTTGGTCGTGCTGTTCAAGGCATTGGCGGCGGGGGAGTCAACACACTTGTCAATATTTGCATCGGAGACCTCTTCTCAGTCCGTGAGAGAGGCTTCTATTATGGCTTAGTCGGTGCCGTCTGGGGCGTATCGAGTGCCTTGGGACCTGTCATCGGCGGCGTCTTTGCATACCGAGCCTCTTGGAGGTGGTGCTTCTACATCAACCTGCCGATATCCGGAGTCGGTATAGTTGTTCTTTACTTTGCCCTCAAGCTTCACAATCCTCGCACACCAATGGTAGATGGACTCAAAGCTCTTGACTGGCTTGGAAGTCTGACTGTTATTGGCGGTACTGTCCTTCTgctcttgggcttggagcTTGGGGGCGTCATATTTCCTTGGAACTCATCCACAACCATTtgcctcatcatctttggcatcttgaTGGCATGTCTCTTTGTCCTCGTTGAGGCCAAGCACGCCAAGTACCCAATTGTTCCTCTACGGCTATTTTCCGACCGCTCAAACATTGGAGCATTTGCCACATGCTTCTGTCACGCCCTTATTGCACTGTCAGCGTCATACTGGCTGCCCCTCTACTTCCAAGGCGTTATCGCTGCGTCTTCTCTCATGTCAGGTGTTTATATCCTCCCCTACCTCCTGGCAACATGTATCATGTCGGCAGCCTCGGGCTTCATCATCCGCCTCACTGGAAACTATTTCTACGTTATCAGCGCCGGTATGGCGACCGCTACCGTCGGTTTCGGACTTTTCGTCGATCTTCCACCTAACAAGGAGTTTACCAAGATCATTCTCTATCAACTCGTTGCAGGTATCGGTGTGGGCCCCAACTATCAGTCACCACTCATCGCCCTCCAAAACAACGTCGAGCCACACGATATTGGATCTGCCACTTCCACCTATGGATTCATCCGGCAGTTGGCCAGCGCCATATCTATCGTCATTGGCGGTGTGGTATTCAACAACAAAATGCAGGCACAGCAGGACAAGCTGAGAAAGGCATTGGGTCCAAAACTGGCAAAGATGCTGTCAGGGTCCAGCGCCTCGTCAAACGTGTTTACGGTAGCTGAGCTACAGGGTGAGAAAGGAAGGGTTGCCAGAGGAGCTTTTCTTACGGCCTTAAGGACTATGTACATCATGTTTGCAGTCTTTGCAGGGCTTGGACTGGTGGCAAGTCTTTTCATCAAGCAGCGACAGATGAGTCGTGATCATCAGGAGCATAAGACAGGGTTACAAAGTCTGGAAAAGTCAAGAAATGGTGAGAAGTAA